CCGCTCTGGGCGCTCGGCTACCACCAGTCGCGCTGGGGTTATGCGGGCCACAAGGACCTCCAGGGTCTCGATCGCGAGTTCACGCGGCACGAGATCCCTTGCGACGGGCTGTGGCTCGATATCGACTACATGAGGGGCTACCGCGTGTTCACGGTGGATCCGGCCCACTTCCCCAAGGGTGTGAAGGCCACCGCGGAGGCTCTCGCCAAGAAGGGCAGGAGGATCGTGGCGATCCTCGACCCCGGTGTGAAGCGCGAGAAGGGCTACGACGTATACGACGATGGGGTCGCCAAGGATCTGTTCTGCCACGGTCCCGAGGGATCGCCCTACGTGGGCATGGTGTGGCCCGGAGAGACCGTGTTTCCGGACTTCTCGCTTCCCGAGGCGCGCGCTTGGTGGTCCTCCCGGGTCGAGGCGTTCGCGCGCGAGGGGTTCGGCGGGGCTTGGCTGGACATGAACGACCCCTCCACCGGACCGGTCGATCCCCACGGCATGCGGTTCCAGAGGGGCCGCCTGCCGCATGCGGCGTTTCGCAACCTCTACGCGCTTGGCATGCAGAAGGCGAGCTACGAGGGATTCCTCGCCGCGCGCCCCCACGAGCGGCCGTTCCTCCTCACGCGCTCCGGCTTCGCCGGCACCAGCCGATACTCCGCCGCGTGGACGGGCGACAATCTGTCGAACGACTTCTACCTCGGAGTCTGCATCCCCACCAGCCTCAATTTGGCGCTGAGCGGTCTGCCGTTCAACGGACCGGACATCGGCGGGTTTGGCGACGACGCGTCGCCCCGGCTCATGTTGGACTGGGTCAAGGCGTGCTTCCTCTTTCCGTTCTTCCGCAACCACTCGGTGAAGGACTCCAAGCCCCAGGAGCCGTGGCGCTACCCGGGCGGGGTCGGCCGGGCGATCGCGCGCTACATCCGGCTGCGGTATCGGTTCTTGCCCTACCTGTACAACCTGTTCGCCGAGCAGGAGCTGTCGGGCGAGCCGATTCTGAGGCCCCTGGTGGCCGAATTCGACTCGCGGCCGGGCGTCGACCTTGCGGAGGTGGCCGACCAGTTTCTCGTGGGGCCGTACATTCTTCAGGCCCCTTTGCTCAAGAGGGCTCGGAACCGATGCGTGGTGCTTCCGGGCCGCACGTCATGGCTGGAGGCGAACACCGGCGCGTGGGTCAAACCGGGAACGCACGTGGCGAACCGGGCGCTGGCGTCCACTCCGTTGTATCTCCGCGAGGGTGCGATCGTCCCGATGGCGGGTTCGGAGGCGGCGGATCTGAAAGACGTCTGCTTCCTCGTGGCGGCTCGTGCGGACGGGCGCGGGGAGTCCGAGACGCGCTACCACGCGGATGACGGCATCTCGTTCGGGTATCGCGATGGGCAACGGTCGACCGTGTCGGTTCGGGCGAAGTGGAGGGCGGGCGTCCTGGATTTGACCGTGGAGACGTTGGCCTCCGGATATGGGGCGATCCGTTGGCGCTTTGCGGTCTTGGGATCGTTCGAGACGATTCGTGTGAACGGCGTTCGGGCAACGCCTTGCCCGGAGAGGCTGGAGCTGACTGGGCGGCCTCTGAGTGTTCAGATCGTGGGAGGGCCGTAGCGTGTTCACGGGACTCGTCGAAGCGGTGGGCGTGGTGCGGGCGTTCGACGGGAAGACCCTGCGCCTCGAGGTACCTCCCAACGAGGAGCCGTGGGCGTTGGGAGAGAGCGTCGCGGCCAACGGTTGCTGCCTGACCGTGGTGGAGTTCGCGGACGGGTTGGCGTTCGAACTCAGCGGCGAAACCCTCTCGCGTACGACGTTTGCGAGGCTGGGGGTTGGAAGACGCGTGAACATCGAGCGGGCGCTTCGGGTTGGAGACAGGCTGGGCGGCCATTTCGTGCAGGGGCACGTGGATGCCGTGGGCCGCGTGGTGGGACTCGAGCCGTCCGATGTGGGCTCGACCCTTCGCGTCGAGGTCCCCGCGGGCGGCGAGCGCTTCTTGATCGACAAGGGCTCGATCGCCGTGGACGGGGTGAGTCTGACGGTCGTGCGTCCCGAGGGCCGCACGTTCGAGGTGGCGCTGGTGCCCCACACCTTGGCCGCGACGAACCTCGGCGATCGGAAGCCGGGCGACGCCGTGCATCTCGAGTACGACGTGCTGGCCAAGCATGTGGCGAAGTTGCTGGAAGGTGGCGACCGCTAGGGGGGCGAGCGCGGGCCGGAGCGGCGACAAGTCGCCGCGATGCGGGGCGACGAGCAAGCTCGCGCACTCCCAGGCTAGGACAGCCAGAAGGCCAGGGACTTGCGGATGGCCTCGGTGGCGGCGCGGGCGATCCACTCGGCTCGCTTTCGGTTCTCGAGGCGAATGATCACGTCCTTGTCCGCCGGGTTGCCGGACATCTCGTCGCGTCGGGTCGTGCCGAAGAAAGGGCCTTTGGCAACGCCTTCGACCGCTTCGCGCCCGGCGACCCGCATCGTCCCTTCCTTCAGGTCCATCGCCCAAAGGCGCACGCGGACGCGGGTCTCGCTCGGAGGCTTCGCGCTGCTTCCCAGGATCGCGGTGGTTCCCAAGTTCTTCTGCGAGATGGACTCGAGGACCGGCAGGAGGACGACGTCGCAGTCGAGTTTTCTTCCGAGGGCGCCCAAGTGGGCCACGTCCCGCGTCCGAGGTTCGTCGGGGTCGAACTCCAACGCCTCGAGGGCCTGCGCGACGGCGTTCGGGGAGGCCCATTGATGGCCTTTCCCGGCAAAGCTCTTCCCAAGCACCTGGAGGAGTTGGCGACCGATTTCCGCGCGCACCCATGCGGGTTCGGCCTCGGCCAAACGCGGAGTATCGGTCGCGAAGGAGGGGGGTAGGAGTGCGATCTTCAGGCCCTGTGCCCCAGCCCAGGGGGCCATGCAGAGCATCACGAGCGTCGCGAGGAATGGGCGCATACCCTCTTGGACGCCGCCCATCCCGGGCGGGTTCTCACCGAGGGAGCTCCAGCTGCACCGAGCGGTGTCGCTGGAGCCCCACCGGGGTTCACGCCTTTCGGCGTCGTCGAAGCATCGCGGCCGCGCCGAGTCCGAGGGCGAGCATCGAAGCGGGTTCGGGAACAGCGGTCAGCTCCAAGGCGAGATTCGCGTTGGTGCCGCTGAAGTTGTATTTGCCCCAGGTGCCTCCAGCCGTGTTCTCGCGCCAGAAGAAGGTGGGATCGCTGTTTCCGACCGCGGGGGGATTCGCCGCATTGAACTGGAAGCCGACCCCGCCCGTGTTGCCACCGACGCGAGCAAGCTGGAACGTCACCGCCAACGAGTTCGGAACGGTGACGGGCGTGGCGACCGGCAGCGTGAAGTTCCAGGCGCCTTCTGCCAGCGCTCGGATCTGGTACGTGATGGGCGTTCCCAACACCGTTCCCGGTGCCCCGGCGGGGCCGTCAAGCTGGCGGAATCGCATGGTCATGTCGAAGTCGTAGGTGCCGAGCCCCGTGGCTTGGACCTGCATGATCGTTTTGACCTGGCTGATTTGACGAAGGGTCCCCGCGAGCGAGACTTCGTCGCCAAACTCCAAGGACGAATTGCTTCCCGAGGCCATGCGGTACGACGCGATGGTCATTCCCGTGATGTTCTGGTAAACGATCTGTTGGCCATGTGCGAGCGGCACCGTCGCGACGGCCAAAGCGATAAGAATCGATCTCTTCATAGTGCTCCTTTCAGGCGCCGCGCGGGTCGGCTTTCGACCGATTCGGCTCGAGCGCACTAGACTATGGAGAGGGAGAGGCTGGGAGTGGGGATGCGTTGCGCACAAAACCGCAATCTCCAACCTATACGGGGGCCAAATCTGGCAAGAATACTGGCCGAATAGGGGGATCACGCCCGTCGAGCCGGCGTGGCACCCGATGCGTGCTGATCGGTGAAACCTTCCGGCTCTAGTAGTGCCAGTCCACGTTCAGCGCTTTCTTGGCGTGCTTCTCGATGAACTCGCGCCGGGGCTCGACCTTCTCGCCCATGAGCCGGCTGAACATCATCTCGATCTCGGTTTGGAACTCGGGGTCGAGCTTGACCTGCACCAGGCGGCGGTTCTCGGGGGTCATCGTCGTGGTTTCCAGATCCTCGACGTTCATTTCGCCCAAGCCCTTGAAGCGCGTGATCTGGTAGTTCTTCTTCTTGATCCCCTTGGTGATCTCCTCGAGTTGGGCGTCGTCGAGCGCGTAGTGGCGCTCGTTGTTGCCCACTTTGACCACGTAGAGGGGCGGCTGGGCGAGGTAGATGTGTCCCCTGGCGATCAAGGGCTTCATGTATCGGTAGAAGAACGTCAGCAGCAGGGTGCGGATGTGCTCGCCGTCGACGTCGGCGTCCGTCATGATGATGATCTTGTGGTAGCGGAGCTTGTCGATGTCGAAGCTGACCTCGCGGTCGCGGCCCCCGCCATTCGTCGGGGCGCCGTTGGGCTCGGCGCCCTCCTCCACATCCTCCTCGGAGGTCCGGCCCAGGGTCAGATCGATGCCGACGCCCAGCGCGGCGATGAGCGACTTGATCTCTTCGTTGTCGAGGGCCTTGTCGATGCGCGCCCGCTCGACGTTGAGGATCTTGCCCCGAAGCGGCAGCACCGCTTGCGTCAGGCGGTCCCGTGCGCCCTTGGCGGACCCGCCGGCGGAATCCCCTTCGACGAGGAAGATCTCGCACTTGGAGGCGTCCTTGCTTTGGCAGTCGGTCAGTTTGCCGGGCAGGCCGAACGTGTCCATCACCGACGAGCGCTTCACGGCTTCCGCGGCCTTGCGTGCCGCTTCGCGGGCGCGTTGGGCGATGATCGACTTCTCGACGATGCGCCGGCCGACTGCGGGGTTCTCCTCGAAGAACGTCGTGAGGCCGTCGCCCACCAGCGAGTTGGTGAGCCCTTGGATCTCGGGCGTGACGAGTTTGACCTTGTCCTGGCTGTTGTAGCTCGGATTCTCGAGGCGGATCGAGATGACTGCGGTGAGGCCGTCCGAGACGTCGTCCGAGGAGAAGTTGTTGTCCTTCTCCTTCAGGAAGTTCATCTTGCGCGCGTACGAGTTCACCACGCGCGTGAGCGCCGCGTTGAAACCGGAGACGTGCGTTCCGCCGTCGGGCTGGTGGATGTTGTTCGAGAACGCGAGGATGGTCTCGCTGTACCCGTCGTGGTACTGGAGCGCCACTTCGATCTCGGTCGTCTCCTTCTCCCGTTTGAAGTAGATCACGGGGTGGAGCGTCGTCTTGCCGTCGTTGAGATCCTCCACGAGTTGCGGGATGCCGCGCTCGTAGTGGAAGACCTCGCTCTCGTCGGGGTCGTTCTCGACGATGAACTCGAACTTGACCTGGGGGTTCAGGTAGGCAAGCTCGCGAAGGCGGGTCTTGAAGATGTGCAGGTCGTAGGTCGTTTCGGTCAGGACCGTGTCGTCGGCAAGCCAGTGCGTGTACGTGCCCGTCGACTGGCCCTTGGCGTCGCGGATGACCTTGACGTCCTCGATCGGGATGCCCTTTTCGTAGCGCTGGTAGTACACCTTGCCGTCGCGGACGACTTCGACTTCGCACCACTTGGAGAGCGCGTTGGTGCAGCTCACACCGACGCCGTGGAGGCCGCCGGACGTTTTGTAGCCGCCGCCGCCGAACTTGCCCCCCGCGTGGAGGACGGTCATCACGACCTCGAGCGCGCTCTTGCCGTACTTGGTGTGCATGTCCACGGGGATGCCGCGCCCGTTGTCGCGCACCGAGACGGAGTTGTCCGCGTGGATCGTCGTGACGATGTTGTCGCAGTGCCCGGCGAGGGCCTCGTCCACGGAGTTGTCGAGAGCCTCCTTGTACATCTGGTGGAGGCCCTTCTTGCCGTTGTCGCCAACGTACATGCCGGGGCGACGCCGCACGGCCTCGAGCCCTTCCAGGATCTGGATCTGTTCCGCGGTGTAGTCGCCCTTGTGCGCAGGCTTCTTCTTCGTGGACGGGGCTTCTTGCAGATTTTCGGGTTCTTCCGGAGAGGGCATGGCTGGCTCGATTCATCCTTGCGCGATAGCGCCTCGGGAGGCGCATTCTAACGACTCCAACCTTGCAATTCTACCCGAAGAAGGGGGGCGATTTAGGTTCAAAGGAAGGGTCGTTCGGCCTTTGGGCGGCGGCTTTCCCCGCATAATGGGTGCATGGGATTCTATGCGGCCGTCGTCCGACCGCTGCTGTTCCTGCTGCCTCCCGAGACGGCGCATCGACTTGGGATGGCGGTGATCGCCCGCGGTTGGCTGCGGGCGCCCTCCTTCGCCGACCCGATCCTCGAACAGGAGTTGTTCGGCGTCAAGTTCGCGAACCCGTTGGGCCTGGCCGCGGGATTCGACAAGAACGCGGAGGCGGTGGCGCACTGGGGCGCGTTGGGGTTTGGGTTCGCGGAGGTGGGGACGATCACCTACCGCGCCCAGCCGGGAAACCCCCGGCCCCGGCTCTTTCGGCTCCCTGCGGATCGCGCGCTGATCAACCGGATGGGGTTCAACAACGAGGGCGCGCGCGCCATCGCCACCCGTCTTGCCGCCGCCCGCCCTGCCCTCCCGATCGGCGTGAATCTGGGCAAGTCCAAGGACACGCCTTTGGAGGCGGCGTTCCAGGACTACTCGGAGAGCTTCAAACTCCTTCGGAAGTTGGGGGCGTACTTCGTCGTGAACGTGTCGTCGCCGAACACGCAGGGCCTGCGAACCCTTCAGGAGAAGGGTCCGCTGCTTGAGATCGTCCACGCCCTGCGGGAGGTCGACGCCGAGCGCCCGCTGTTCGTCAAAGTGGCGCCCGACTTGGAATCCGAGGCGCTCGACGAGGTGGTCGGTGTGGTGCACGAGGCGAAGCTCACGGGCATCATCGCCACCAACACGACGGTCCGCCGCGAGGGTCTGGCCACCTCGATCGACGAGGAGGGCGGACTGTCCGGCGAGCCACTGCGCCGCCGCTCCAACGAGGTGCTCGGGCACCTGTTCCAAAGCTGCGACCGGTCCGTGGTGCTGATCGGCGTCGGGGGCATCTTCGACGGCCTGGACCTCTACGAGAAGATCGCGCGCGGCGCGCACCTGTGCCAGGTGTACACCGGCTGGATCTACGGCGGCCCGGGCATGGCGCCCGCGGCCCTGCGGACCCTCGTGGACCTCATGCGCCGGGACGGCGTCGCCTCGCTGGCCGACCTGCGGGGAACCCGAGCCTAAGGGGCTGGTTGTTGGTCCCTCGTCCTTGGTCCTTCGACCCGTATTCCTACCGCCTGGTAGAAACACCAGAAACCCAGTAAAATTACCAGGGTCTCCAGCAATCCTACCGGGAATAAGGCCTTCGAATCGACAGATTGTGACACGGGGCGGCCGGCACGGGCCAAAGCCCAGTGCTGGCGAATCACGGAGGAAGGAACATGTCTTTTCGGGTGAACACGAATATCGTGGCCATGAACGCCCTGAGAAATCTGGGTGTGAGCGGCACGGAACTCGGACAATCGATCAATCGCCTCTCGACGGGGCTTCGCATCAACTCGGCAGCGGACGATCCCGCGGGTCTGATCGCGTCGGAGATCTTCCGCGCCCAGATCGGCGGCCTCGACCAGGCCATCAAGAACAACCAGGACGCGGTGAACTACGCCAAGACGGCGGAGGGCGCCCTCGACGAGGTCAACCGGCTCCTGCGCGACGCTCGGGCTCTGGCCGTGGCGTCGGCCAACACCGGAACGCTGACCGAGGCTCAGGCCCAGGCGAACCAGAACCAACTCATCTCGATCGCGGACTCGATTTCGCGCATCGCGAATCAGACGCAGTTCGGCACCAAGCGCTTGCTGGACGGCAGCGCGGGAGTCGTCGCGTCGATCACCGACGGCGCCAACGTCGCGGGCATCAGCTTCACCGGCAACTTCAACGGTGCGGCCATCACGACCAACTCGATCGTGACCATGCAGGTCACCACCGCCGCCACCAAGGCGACGGTCACCGGCACGCGCACCTTCGCAGCGGCTACGACCACGGTCAACGCCGGCAGCTTCACGATCAACGGGCTCACATTCTCCACGTCGAACACCGACACGATCTCGGATGTGGTTGCGCGGATCAACAACTCCTCGTCCTCCACCGGCGTCAGCGCCAGTTGGACGGCGGGCGCGGGCGTCGTGCTCACGCAGGGCAACTATGGCTCGAACGCCCGTGTGGACTTCTCGGACAGCACCGGCGTGCTCCTGAGCGCTGCGGGAACGCTGGCGAGCGTCGGCACGGACTCGGTCGCCTCGGTGATCATCGACTCGAACGGCGCGACGGCGGGCGGCCTCGCCACCGTCACCTTCGACAAGGGCAAGGGGCTCGTGCTGCGAGACTCCACGGGCAACGCGCTGACCTTGACGGAGAACGGCAACCTGACGAGTGCCCTGACGGCCATCGCCCAGCTCACGGTCGGTTCCGCTCAGTTCCAAATCGGCGCCAACGTGGGCCAAACGATCAACCTGGCGCTGGGGAACTTCTCCGCCGCGCAGCTTGGTGGGACCGCGGTGTCGGGCAAGAACATGAGCAACCTCGATCTCACCAGCGCGACGGGGGCGAACGAAGCGCTGCAGGTCATCGACGCCGCCATCACGCAGGTCTCCGAGTCGCGGGGTGCGATCGGTTCGTTCCAGCGAAACGCTATCGACTCGAACATTCGGTCGCTGGGCATCGCCAAGGAGAACCTCGCCGCTTCGGAATCCCAGATGCGCGACACGGACGTCGCCGCGGAGATGACGAACTTTACACGGCTGCAGATTCTGCAGCAGGCCGGTATGGCCGTGCTGGCGCAAGCCAACTCGGCTCCACAAGCCGTGCTAGCGCTACTTCGGTAGCTCCGTTCACAATCAAAATCGAGGTCGTCGGACCAACCGCCCCGGCGGCCTCTTTTTTCCCGTCCCGGCTCCGCTACTGCGGAACGCGGGGCGCGCGTTTGCGTTTCGGCGCCTCGACGGCGGTTTGCTGGGCGAAGAGGTCGTACGGCTCGGCCGCGGTCACGACCGCCGGCACGAACGAACCGGGCGCGTGGACGCCTTCCACGAACACCAGGCCGTCGATCTCGGGCGCGTCGCGGTGCGAGCGGCCGATCGACCACCCCTCGCGCACGTCCTCGACCAGCACGCGCAACGTCCGACCGACCCACTCCTCGTTCTTGGCGAGCGACACGGCTTGCTGGCAGCGCATCAATCGATCGTATCGCGCTCGTCGCGTCCGGAAGGGAACCTGGCCAGGCAAATCGTGGGCGGGCGTCCCGGGCTCGCGGCTGAACACGAACGCTCCCACCCGGTCCATGCGCGCGTCCTCGACGAACTGGAGCAAGGCCGCGAACTCCTCCTCCGTTTCGCCGGGGAATCCGACGATGAACGTGGTCCGCACCGCGACGTCGGGCATGGCCCCCCGAAGCTTCTCCACCAATCCCAGGTAGCGCTTGCCGTCCCAGGGCCGCTTCATGCGCCGAAGGGTCTCCGGGTGGACGTGCTGCAGCGGGATGTCGATGTACGGCACGACTTTGTCGAGGGTGGCCATGGCCTCGATGACCTCGTCGGTCAGGCGGTTGGGATAGAAGTAGAGGATCCGGATCCACTCGAGGCCCTCGATCGCGTTCAACTCCCGCAGCAGCTTCGGCAGGGTGAAGGCACGGTACAGGTCGTACCCGTACTGCGTCACGTCCTGCGCGATCAGGTTGATCTCCTTCGCGCCGCTTTTCACCAGGTGCCGGGCCTCGGCGACCACCCGCTCGAGGGGCTTGCTCACGTGCCGGCCGCGGAAGCTCGGAATCGTGCAGAACGTGCATTTGTGGTCGCACCCCTCGCTGACTTTGAGATACGCGGACCATGGGCTCCCCGCCCGGACCCGGGTCGGCACGTTCGCCCATCGGTGGTGCGGCGGTGAAACGTCGAGGAGGGCCTCGCTCGAACGCAGGGTGTGGCCCACGATCTCGTCGAAACGGCCCATATGGCCCACGCCCACGTAGGCGTCCGCCCCCGGGGCCAGCTCGCGCAGTTCGGCCCCCATGCGTTGGCTGAGGCAGCCGGCGACGATGACCTTCGACGTGAGGCCCCGCCTCTTCTGATCCACCGCCTCGCGAATCGCCTCGATGCTCTCCTGTTTGCTCGACTCGAGGAACCCGCACGTATTGATCACGGTGACGTCGGAGCGATCCGCCGATCCGTCCACGCGGTAGCCCGCCTCGAGGAGCACCCCGGCGATCTCCTCGCTGTCGACGTCGTTCTTCGCGCACCCGAGAGTGACGATGCGCACGTTCGCGGAGTCGGGGGACATGGGGGGATTATGGCCGCTGGGGCTAGTTGAGGTCCCAACCGTAGTTGCCGGGGCTGGTGATCTTGCCTTCCCAATCGTTGCGGATCTGGCAACCTGCGGCGAGTTGGGTCGGCGTGAGCGATCGGGCGCTGCCATCGACGCGCGCGATGTTCATGTGGCCTCGGTGCCACGGCCACGCGCCTCCAAATTGCTGCCCCGAATAGGGTGAGTTGACCTTCCAACCGTAGTTCGGCGTAAAGATCTCGCTCGTGGGGTCGATGCGGAACGTGTCGACAATCTGGCCGCTCCGCTCGACGAATCGGCAAGGCGGCACCACCAGGTAGTTTCCGCCGCCGAACGGCACCCCGTGCGCGTCTCGATCCCAGACGGAATCCACGAACATCACGGTGTTGCTCGGGTTGCCCACCATCGACGCCAAGCGCGGGAATGCGGCCCAATGGCCGCCAAGCGGCCGCATGATGGGCGAGAGATACAGGTAGTTGTAGCCGATGTTCGAACGTTGGGATGCCGAGTAGTAACGGGACTCCGTGTCGCCCGGGACCAGGTCCTGGTCGAAGGTCGCCTCGATGTGGTCCCGAACTCCCGTGTCCGCAGGGCATCGGAACAGCGCGAAGCTGCGCTCGTAGGGGAGCAGGAGCTGCACCCAGGTGCGGTCGTTCCGGGAGTTGGCCAGCGTGTTGGGGCGGTAGTTCGCGGGCATGAAGCGATCGTCGTAGTCGGAAATGTAGAGGGTCGCCGCAAGGGTCGTCTGCCGGAAATTGGAGAGGCACACGGCCCGTTGGGCAGAGGCGCGCACACCCTGGAAGACAGGGAAAAGAATCCCGGCCAAGATCACCAGAATGGCAAGAACCACCAGGAGCTCGGCAAGGGTAAATCCACGGGTGCGCCTAAACACGGGTCGCTCCACTACCACAGATTATATCAACTCTAGCGCGCGATCCCAAACATAGACTTCCACCGAGCCGATCGAGCGGAATCCCAGCTTCGCGTACCAGCTCTCCAAAACGCCGTCGCATTGAAGGGTCACCCACTCCTTTTCAGACGCCGTGGAGAGCGCCCACTGCACCACGGCGCCGCCCCATCCCCGGCCCCGACGATCCCTGCGGACGCACAGGTTGTACAGGCCCACCATGCCCTCGCTCCGGCTCAACATCGCCGCCGCAACGGTCTCTCCAGCCTCGTCGAAACAGTGAAGCTCCAACTCCTCCGCGGCCGCGGTGGCTCGCCGCACGGCGTCGCGCGAAGGGCCGTCCGACCGCCCAAAGAACTCGCGCATCATGAACCCCGCCGTCTCATCGCGATCGCTGGGCGATCGGACCTCGGAGGGGACGATTCCACTCGCCGCCGCTCCCCCTCGCCCGATCATCTGGCGCAGGCGGTAAGCGTTGCGAAACCCTTCGCGCTCGAGCTGGGCTCCAAGGTCGGGCGGTCTGTCCGTCGGGCACGCGTAGATGTTGAACTGCGGTCGTGCGCTCGCGATTTCCGCCAGACGGGCCGGGTCCGAGGGGCCAAGGTTCAGGCCGACGGCGAAGTTGCACACGGGGTGCGGGGTCGGACCCAGGCAACCTCCAAAACCCGACTCCTCGAAGACCGTCGAACCCTCGGAGGACTTGCCGAGCGCCAAGTAGGTCGTCGCCAAATTGAGCGAGGCCAGTTTTGCCAGCGAGGCGACTACAGAATCGTGCTCCAAAATGCTCCCAGCGAAATCCCCGACGGCTTCGCGACGAAACCCACGGCAAACCCGTTGCTGATCGTGTGCCCGAGAAAGACCTCGGCGCCTTTGGGCGTCACCAAGAAGGTGGCGAAGCCCTCCGCCTTGGGGCTCGTGCGCCACAGATCGATCCCGGCGGCCACCTGGAGGCCGCGCGCGGAGTTCATCTCGACGCCGATCCGCAGCGTGGGGGCGTAGATTCGCTCGGGCGCGGAGAACGGCCGCCCCTCCAACGCCGCCCCTTCGAACTCCGCCACCAGACGGAGGATCTTCCTTTGAACGAACACTCCGCCGTAGTGCCCGGTGTCCACCCAGAGAATCTGCGAACCGGGAAGCGCCGCCCGAAGTTTCTCGGTGTCGGCGGGCGGGATCACCGAGTCGTACCGCGCGCCGACGAGGAACACGGGTGCCGGACGCCTCTCGGAAAGATAGGTGAGCGGCTCGATCGAACTCAACTCGTCGCGCAAGGACCCCTCCAGGTAGCCCGCGCCGCGCAGCACCTCGCGCTGCTGGACGACTCGCGAACTGTGCCAGAGGATGTGCGCCAGGTCGGCTCCTCCGAGAACGAAGCTCGCCGCCGCGAAGCGGGGCTCGACCGCGTAGGCCGTGGCGCCCACGATCGCGCCCAGGCTCGTGCCCGCAAGACCGATCTTGTTCGTGTCGAACTCGGGCCGCGAAGCGATCCAGTCCACCGTGCGCCGCACGTCCAGCACCGACTGCTCCATCGTCCGCCGCATCTTGGGAGGGTCGGGCTCGATGGCGTACTGCCCCGAAGTCGCTCCGGGAGGCGTCCTCGACAGGTGGTAGGGCAACGTCACCAGGACCGCCGCGACGCCGCGGCTGTTTAGCTCCTGCGCGAGCGCGACGTCGACGCGCTGATCCGAGGCGCCCCAGTAGTGGAGGACGACCACGACCGGCATCGGCCCCTCCGTTCCCTGGGGAAGGAGCGCGCGGATCGGCACCCGGTTGTTGACCGGATAGGGCGTCGCCACGGGGCTGGGGAACTCGATCGCGTACTCGACCGTGGTTTCGGTCTCGGAGAGCCTCCGCCAATCGCCAAAAGCGATCTTGGGGGGCGCGATGCGCAAATCCATCCCATCGCCCGGCGACGCGTACGCGCAACCGACGACCAGAATCGCTCCCACCCAGGCGAGGACGCGCGCTTTCACGCGACCGCTTTCGACACCGAGGGGGACTCTCCTGCGGCGCTTGACTTTTCGTTCCTGCAACCTGCGACCCCCCGGTAGACTGGCGCGAGCATGATCCCGATCCGCGACAACCAGATCAACACGCGCGTGCCGCTGGTGACGTGGACCTTGATCGCGTTGAACTGCGTGGTTTACTTCTGGGATCGGCAGGGACACCTGACCGGGCCGAGCGTGGTGTTCGCCGGGTTGGCCATGCGTCCCGCCGTCGTGGTCGCGGGGTTGACGGGCGGGGGCGACCAGTTCTCCCTGGTGACGCTCTTCACGTCCATGTTCCTCCACGGCGGGTTGATGCATCTCGTCGGTAACCTCCTGTTTCTAATGGCGTTCGGCAACAGCGTCGAGAACGCGTTGGGGCCGATGCGCTACGCGTTGTACTATCTCGCCTGGGGACTGGTCGCAGGCATCGCCCACATCTACGTCGATCCGTCCTCGCCGATCCCGACGGTCGGGGCTTCGGGCGCGATCGGGGGAGTGTTGGGAGCGTATCTGCTCCTCTTTCCGGGAAACAAGGTGGAAGTCTACATCCCGTTGCTGGCGTTCATCACGGTCGTGTTCAGCGCATGGGTGCTGCTCGGGGTTTGGTTCCTTTGGCAGATCTTCA
This window of the Fimbriimonadaceae bacterium genome carries:
- a CDS encoding prolyl oligopeptidase family serine peptidase, with the protein product MKARVLAWVGAILVVGCAYASPGDGMDLRIAPPKIAFGDWRRLSETETTVEYAIEFPSPVATPYPVNNRVPIRALLPQGTEGPMPVVVVLHYWGASDQRVDVALAQELNSRGVAAVLVTLPYHLSRTPPGATSGQYAIEPDPPKMRRTMEQSVLDVRRTVDWIASRPEFDTNKIGLAGTSLGAIVGATAYAVEPRFAAASFVLGGADLAHILWHSSRVVQQREVLRGAGYLEGSLRDELSSIEPLTYLSERRPAPVFLVGARYDSVIPPADTEKLRAALPGSQILWVDTGHYGGVFVQRKILRLVAEFEGAALEGRPFSAPERIYAPTLRIGVEMNSARGLQVAAGIDLWRTSPKAEGFATFLVTPKGAEVFLGHTISNGFAVGFVAKPSGISLGAFWSTIL
- a CDS encoding GNAT family N-acetyltransferase is translated as MEHDSVVASLAKLASLNLATTYLALGKSSEGSTVFEESGFGGCLGPTPHPVCNFAVGLNLGPSDPARLAEIASARPQFNIYACPTDRPPDLGAQLEREGFRNAYRLRQMIGRGGAAASGIVPSEVRSPSDRDETAGFMMREFFGRSDGPSRDAVRRATAAAEELELHCFDEAGETVAAAMLSRSEGMVGLYNLCVRRDRRGRGWGGAVVQWALSTASEKEWVTLQCDGVLESWYAKLGFRSIGSVEVYVWDRALELI
- a CDS encoding DUF1559 domain-containing protein, coding for MERPVFRRTRGFTLAELLVVLAILVILAGILFPVFQGVRASAQRAVCLSNFRQTTLAATLYISDYDDRFMPANYRPNTLANSRNDRTWVQLLLPYERSFALFRCPADTGVRDHIEATFDQDLVPGDTESRYYSASQRSNIGYNYLYLSPIMRPLGGHWAAFPRLASMVGNPSNTVMFVDSVWDRDAHGVPFGGGNYLVVPPCRFVERSGQIVDTFRIDPTSEIFTPNYGWKVNSPYSGQQFGGAWPWHRGHMNIARVDGSARSLTPTQLAAGCQIRNDWEGKITSPGNYGWDLN
- a CDS encoding rhomboid family intramembrane serine protease, with amino-acid sequence MIPIRDNQINTRVPLVTWTLIALNCVVYFWDRQGHLTGPSVVFAGLAMRPAVVVAGLTGGGDQFSLVTLFTSMFLHGGLMHLVGNLLFLMAFGNSVENALGPMRYALYYLAWGLVAGIAHIYVDPSSPIPTVGASGAIGGVLGAYLLLFPGNKVEVYIPLLAFITVVFSAWVLLGVWFLWQIFIPQEGVANWAHVGGFLAGMATVLVMGGRERVLRGRMLELDHEFGE